One Apteryx mantelli isolate bAptMan1 chromosome 22, bAptMan1.hap1, whole genome shotgun sequence genomic region harbors:
- the DDX52 gene encoding probable ATP-dependent RNA helicase DDX52 isoform X1, which produces MEARELFRRLGAGARFDVRRFGRDAQRFGVVKGSGGSPGSLDFFGRKEGAPPRPGGAAPHPEPRDEGAAGGPGGERDAGAGRKRKTTVESGGGKRKKKKTAESVSVPELSESNGIMWMSSLEAKFKDARDKKPTAEKLERLRKEKINRFRNQHKINVQGTDLPDPIATFEQLQREYKIHPKIMENIQAAGFQVPTPIQMQAIPVMLHGRELLASAPTGSGKTLAFCIPLLTHLKQPRNKGFRALIISPTRELASQTHRELVKLAEGTGFRIHMIHKAAEAAKKFGPKSSKKFDVLVTTPNRLIYLLKQDPPAIDLSSVEWLVVDESDKLFEDGKTGFRDQLASIFLACTSHVVRRALFSATFAHDVEEWCKLNLDSVVLVSIGARNSAAETVEQELLFVGSETGKLMAMRELVKKGFAPPVLVFVQSIERAKELFHELIYEGINVDVIHADKTQQQRDNVVHSFRAGKIWVLICTALLARGIDFKGVNMVINYDLPTSAVEYIHRIGRTGRAGHTGKAVTFFTEDDKPLLRSIASVIQRAGCPVPDYIKHFPKLQSKQKKKFVKKPLAREAICTTPQCFLKKAKRKKKTTKENIKEKKKVKEVKNDSKLQTVSKS; this is translated from the exons atggAGGCACGCGAGCTGTTCCGGCGGCTGGGCGCCGGCGCCCGCTTCGACGTGCGGCGCTTCGGGCGGGACGCGCAGCGCTTCGGG GTGGTGAAGGGCAGCGGCGGCTCGCCGGGGAGCCTCGACTTCTTCGGGCGCAAGGAGGGAGCGCCGCCGaggcccggcggggccgccccaCACCCGGAGCCGCGGGACGAGGGTGcagcggggggccccgggggggagCGTGACGCGGGGGCCGGGAGAAAGCGAAAAACAACGGTGGAGAGCGGCGgcgggaagaggaaaaagaagaaaacagcag AATCTGTGTCTGTGCCAGAGTTGTCAGAAAGTAATGGAATAATGTGGATGTCCTCTCTGGAAGCAAAATTCAAAGATGCAAGAGACAAAAAACCTACTGCTGAAAAACTTGAACGCttgagaaaggaaaag ATAAATCGCTTCAGGAATCAACACAAGATTAATGTTCAAGGAACAGATCTTCCTGACCCAATTGCCACATTTGAACAACTTCAAAGGGAATACAAAATCCACCCTAAAATCATGGAAAATATTCAAGCTGCTGGCTTCCAGGTCCCAACACCAATCCAGATGCAGGCCATTCCCGTTATGCTTCAT GGTCGGGAACTTCTAGCTTCAGCCCCCACTGGCTCTGGGAAAACACTGGCGTTTTGTATTCCTCTCTTAACACATCTGAAACAACCTCGGAACAAAGGATTCAGAGCTCTGATCATATCTCCTACCCGAGAACTTGCTagccag acACATCGAGAGCTGGTAAAATTGGCTGAGGGAACTGGCTTCAGAATACACATGATCCACAAAGCAGCTGAAGCAGCTAAGAAGTTCGGGCCCAAATCATCTAAGAAATTTG atgTACTGGTTACTACTCCAAACAGACTCATTTATTTGCTGAAGCAAGATCCTCCAGCAATAGACTTGTCCAG TGTTGAGTGGCTGGTGGTTGATGAGTCAGACAAACTATTTGAAGATGGGAAAACAGGATTCCGAGACCAGCTGGCCTCCATATTCCTGGCGTGCACATCCCACGTGGTGAGAAGAGCCTTGTTCAGTGCAACCTTTGCACATGATGTAGAGGAGTGGTGTAAACTCAACCTTGACAGTGTTGTTCTGGTGTCCATTGGAGCAAG AAACTCTGCAGCGGAGACGGTAGAACAGGAGCTTTTGTTTGTTGGATCTGAGACAGGAAAGCTAATGGCAATGAGAGAGCTTGTTAAAAAG GGTTTTGCTCCTCCAGTCCTTGTTTTTGTACAGTCTATTGAGAGGGCTAAAGAGCTTTTCCATGAACTTATTTATGAAGGCATCAATGTGGATGTCATCCATGCAGATAAAACTCAGCAACAG agaGATAACGTAGTACACAGTTTCAGAGCTGGGAAGATCTGGGTGCTCATCTGCACAGCTTTACTAGCTCGAGGAATTGACTTCAAAGGAGTGAATATGGTCATTAATTATGACTTGCCCACGAGCGCAGTGGAATATATCCACAGGATAG GTCGAACTGGAAGAGCAGGACACACAGGAAAAGCAGTCACTTTCTTTACAGAAGATGATAAACCTTTATTACGAAG TATAGCCAGTGTTATTCAGCGAGCTGGCTGTCCCGTGCCAGACTACATAAAACACTTTCCCAAACTGCAAAG caagcaaaagaagaaatttgTTAAGAAACCACTGGCAAGAGAAGCCATTTGTACAACCCCGCAGTGCTTCTtaaaaaaggccaaaagaaaaaa GAAAActacaaaagaaaacataaaggaaaaaaagaaagttaaagaaGTTAAAAATGACAGTAAATTACAGACTGTTTCAAAAAGCTGA
- the DDX52 gene encoding probable ATP-dependent RNA helicase DDX52 isoform X2 translates to MEARELFRRLGAGARFDVRRFGRDAQRFGVVKGSGGSPGSLDFFGRKEGAPPRPGGAAPHPEPRDEGAAGGPGGERDAGAGRKRKTTVESGGGKRKKKKTAESVSVPELSESNGIMWMSSLEAKFKDARDKKPTAEKLERLRKEKINRFRNQHKINVQGTDLPDPIATFEQLQREYKIHPKIMENIQAAGFQVPTPIQMQAIPVMLHGRELLASAPTGSGKTLAFCIPLLTHLKQPRNKGFRALIISPTRELASQTHRELVKLAEGTGFRIHMIHKAAEAAKKFGPKSSKKFDVLVTTPNRLIYLLKQDPPAIDLSSVEWLVVDESDKLFEDGKTGFRDQLASIFLACTSHVVRRALFSATFAHDVEEWCKLNLDSVVLVSIGARNSAAETVEQELLFVGSETGKLMAMRELVKKGFAPPVLVFVQSIERAKELFHELIYEGINVDVIHADKTQQQRDNVVHSFRAGKIWVLICTALLARGIDFKGVNMVINYDLPTSAVEYIHRIGRTGRAGHTGKAVTFFTEDDKPLLRSIASVIQRAGCPVPDYIKHFPKLQRDNVAELILE, encoded by the exons atggAGGCACGCGAGCTGTTCCGGCGGCTGGGCGCCGGCGCCCGCTTCGACGTGCGGCGCTTCGGGCGGGACGCGCAGCGCTTCGGG GTGGTGAAGGGCAGCGGCGGCTCGCCGGGGAGCCTCGACTTCTTCGGGCGCAAGGAGGGAGCGCCGCCGaggcccggcggggccgccccaCACCCGGAGCCGCGGGACGAGGGTGcagcggggggccccgggggggagCGTGACGCGGGGGCCGGGAGAAAGCGAAAAACAACGGTGGAGAGCGGCGgcgggaagaggaaaaagaagaaaacagcag AATCTGTGTCTGTGCCAGAGTTGTCAGAAAGTAATGGAATAATGTGGATGTCCTCTCTGGAAGCAAAATTCAAAGATGCAAGAGACAAAAAACCTACTGCTGAAAAACTTGAACGCttgagaaaggaaaag ATAAATCGCTTCAGGAATCAACACAAGATTAATGTTCAAGGAACAGATCTTCCTGACCCAATTGCCACATTTGAACAACTTCAAAGGGAATACAAAATCCACCCTAAAATCATGGAAAATATTCAAGCTGCTGGCTTCCAGGTCCCAACACCAATCCAGATGCAGGCCATTCCCGTTATGCTTCAT GGTCGGGAACTTCTAGCTTCAGCCCCCACTGGCTCTGGGAAAACACTGGCGTTTTGTATTCCTCTCTTAACACATCTGAAACAACCTCGGAACAAAGGATTCAGAGCTCTGATCATATCTCCTACCCGAGAACTTGCTagccag acACATCGAGAGCTGGTAAAATTGGCTGAGGGAACTGGCTTCAGAATACACATGATCCACAAAGCAGCTGAAGCAGCTAAGAAGTTCGGGCCCAAATCATCTAAGAAATTTG atgTACTGGTTACTACTCCAAACAGACTCATTTATTTGCTGAAGCAAGATCCTCCAGCAATAGACTTGTCCAG TGTTGAGTGGCTGGTGGTTGATGAGTCAGACAAACTATTTGAAGATGGGAAAACAGGATTCCGAGACCAGCTGGCCTCCATATTCCTGGCGTGCACATCCCACGTGGTGAGAAGAGCCTTGTTCAGTGCAACCTTTGCACATGATGTAGAGGAGTGGTGTAAACTCAACCTTGACAGTGTTGTTCTGGTGTCCATTGGAGCAAG AAACTCTGCAGCGGAGACGGTAGAACAGGAGCTTTTGTTTGTTGGATCTGAGACAGGAAAGCTAATGGCAATGAGAGAGCTTGTTAAAAAG GGTTTTGCTCCTCCAGTCCTTGTTTTTGTACAGTCTATTGAGAGGGCTAAAGAGCTTTTCCATGAACTTATTTATGAAGGCATCAATGTGGATGTCATCCATGCAGATAAAACTCAGCAACAG agaGATAACGTAGTACACAGTTTCAGAGCTGGGAAGATCTGGGTGCTCATCTGCACAGCTTTACTAGCTCGAGGAATTGACTTCAAAGGAGTGAATATGGTCATTAATTATGACTTGCCCACGAGCGCAGTGGAATATATCCACAGGATAG GTCGAACTGGAAGAGCAGGACACACAGGAAAAGCAGTCACTTTCTTTACAGAAGATGATAAACCTTTATTACGAAG TATAGCCAGTGTTATTCAGCGAGCTGGCTGTCCCGTGCCAGACTACATAAAACACTTTCCCAAACTGCAAAG AGATAATGTGGCTGAACTGATTTTGGAATAA